AGATTGCGCATGCCTAAGTTGCCCCGTACGTTACAAAATCGAAGTAAGCAATACAGGCTCCGCAATTGCTCGTAACGTTGTTGTAGATAACCCTGTTCCAGACGGATTCTCTCACGCTTCTGGACAAAGGGTTCTTTCCTTCAACCTCGGTGATATGCACCCCGGTGAAAGTAAAGTCCTTTGTGTGGAATTTTGCCCTCAAAAAAGAGGACAAGTGACTAATGTCGCTACAGTGAGCTATTGTGGAGGCCATAAGTGTTCTGCAAACGTCATGACAGTAATTAATGAGCCTTGTGTCAATGTCACAATATCTGGAGTTGATTGGGCTTATGTATGCAAACCTGTAGAATACACAATCACAGTATCTAACCCTGGGGATCTTGTTCTCCGTAATGTTGTTGTTGAAGATAACCTTCCTGGATCTGCATTGATCCTAGAAGCTGCAGGTGCAGAAATCTCTTGTAACAAAGCCGTATGGTGTATCAAAGAACTCTGCCCAGGAGAAACTCTACAGTTTAAAGTATTGGTAAAAGCTCAAGTCCCTGGACAGATCACCAGCCAGGTTGTTGTAAACTCCCAATCTGATTGTGGAGCTTGTACTTCTTGTGCAGATGCAACAACATATTGGAAAGGCTTAGCTGCTACTCACATGTGTGTAATCGATACAAATGACCCTATCTGTGTTGGAGAAAATACAGTATACCGCATTTGTATAACAAACCGTGGTTCTGCAGAAGATACGAATGTTTCTTTAATCCTGAAATTTTCTAAAGAACTTCAACCTATATCTTCCTCTGGCCCAACCAAAGGAACGATTTCTGGAAATACAGTAATTTTTGATGCCTTACCCAAATTAGGTTCAAAAGAATCTGTAGAGTTTTCTGTAACGTTGAAAGGCGTTGCTCCTGGAGATGCTCGAGGAGAAGCCGTTCTTTCTTCTGATACACTCACTTCTCCAGTATCAGACGTAGAAAACACCCACGTGTATTAAAATGTGATTAAACGAGTTTTCTACTCGTTACACCATTTGTATTAAAAAAGAGCCGCCTAGAAGAGATTTCTTCTAGGCGGTTTTTTTCTTTGCACAGGAAAACTAAGAGAATGTACAGCAGTATGTCATTTAAATTTTTTAATAAAATGTTTACTTGTGTAAACTTTTATTTTCAAATTTTTTTTTGAGGAGAAGAAAGTATGGCATCCAGTATTGACGCCCCAAGAAATGACGTTAATCCAGCGACTGGATTAAACCCAGCAGCTCCTAATACAGTGGACAGTATCTCAGTAAAAGTAGACAGGATCCCAGATGTTGTAAAAGTATCTATGGTAAATGTGATGCTTAATTGGGTGCGGGAAAAGATCGTAGATCCAGTAAGAAACTCTGCGTTTGTAAAGTCCCGAGCTGTGCAAATTACAATTATGGTTTTGGGAGTCATCCTTGTCGCAGGAGGATTGGTTCTATTGTTGACTCTTCACAGCCATATTGGTAATACCGCGTTTCTCTTTATCATTCCTGCTGTAGTTGGTTTGATTAAATTATTAATTACCTCCTTCTGTTTGGGAGAGTCGTGCTCTTTAGAGAAGTGGAAAGTTTTTAGAGATTGGGCAGGGGTTTTAGAAGATCAGTTTGACAATGGGCTATTAGATGGATCTAATCAAATCTTTGTAGATTCAAATCGAGATATCAGACGTCCAGGAAGTGGAGGTAGTGGGGGTGTGTCTGCATCAGGAGCTTTGGAACAAGTAGCAAACATTGTTATGAATTAACGATCTTTATAGGAAGATAAGGAGGTAATAAGCCTCCTTATTTAGAGGACAAAAGAAGTTGTTGAGAACGAAGAAGAATCATATCTTTTAAAATATTTACAGATTCTTCCATTTGTAGGTCATTCGTTCCATAGGAGTCACACTCTTCCCTAAGAGACTTTAATTGAGAGAGAAACGCTTGATAGTTTTTGTTCATTTCCAATCTCTGTTTGCTATTTTGTACAAGTTGGGGAAGCATTTCTTTCCAGACAGTTTCTTGCTTTTGTAAGTTAGGAAGATAATATTTTTGAAACCAAGGACGCGTATGGCTATCTATATCGTCTAAAGTATCCTTCAAAACATTTTCACATGTATCCGAAGGAAGAGCATAGTCTAAAAACTTTTCTCCTAAGGGTTCTTCAGCATAGCGTGAAGAAACAAGAATGTCGGATTTAACTCCTTGAAGCTGTGTGGATTTCCCTGAAGGAGAATAGTATTTCCCCACAGTGACTTTAAAAAAATCTTCCTGAGAAGGGTCTCCTGTAATCGTTTGGTGTTGGATAGTTCCCTTGCCATAAGTTTGCTCATCTCCAACAATCACGGCAACACCATAATCTTGCAAGGTCTGAGCAACAATCTCTGCTGCAGAGGCAGAACTCTTAGAAACTAAAATGGTAAGAGGACCATCATAGAACTTTTTCGGTGAGACAGTACGGTATCGCTTTATACTCCCATCTGCATAACGAGAAACAACAACAACACCGTTTGTCATGAATAAGCCAGAAACTTTAATAGCTTGAGATAAAAATCCTCCTGTGTTTTCTCGAATATCAAGAACTAGACCTAGAAGATTTTTATCTTGAAGATTTTGAATGGCCCGTCGTAAATCTTGTTCGCTAGAGATCTGATGCTCTCCCTCATAAAAGGAATGGAGAGTAATTTTCCCAATTACTCCATTGCCAAAGGGCTCATAAGAAACATCTACACGGCGATCTTCTAAAAGAATTTTTTCTCTCTTCAAAGATACGGTAGTGTCTCCAGAGAGGGTATGCATATCTAAAATCACCGAAGAGCCCTCCTTCCCACGAAGGTAGTCCAAAACTTTGCGGAAAGAAAGATTTTCAATGCTCTTTCCATCTACACGATAGATAATATCTCCTACATGCATCTGCCCATTCTTTTCTGCAGGGCCTCCGGGTAAGATCTCTTTTACAACCACACCATCAATGTCCTCTTTAAGAACCACACCGATCCCACACATCCCTTTCTCAAGCTGAATCCGCATTGCTAAAGCTTCTTCTTTACTAAAGTAGGCCGTATGGGCATCTAAGCTATGGGCGATAGATTTGATAACACGAACATGGAAATGATGCGCTTCTTCATCTGGGGACATCGGAGTTCCAAAATCATCAAAGCCAAGATAGGCATTTTCAATGTTTTCTTGCTGGCGTATGCACAAAGCCACAAGAGAAGCTTCTTTATTTTGATAGCGTTGTTTAGGAGCCCCAGATAAATAGAGTGCAATATGAGAAAGAAGAT
This genomic stretch from Chlamydia pecorum E58 harbors:
- a CDS encoding cysteine-rich outer membrane protein is translated as MASSIDAPRNDVNPATGLNPAAPNTVDSISVKVDRIPDVVKVSMVNVMLNWVREKIVDPVRNSAFVKSRAVQITIMVLGVILVAGGLVLLLTLHSHIGNTAFLFIIPAVVGLIKLLITSFCLGESCSLEKWKVFRDWAGVLEDQFDNGLLDGSNQIFVDSNRDIRRPGSGGSGGVSASGALEQVANIVMN
- a CDS encoding carboxy terminal-processing peptidase, whose protein sequence is MKTIVRLCFLFLSLLPNLSFSLEYLREEDIQTTVDKLIEHHVDTQELNENILSRSIMCYIQSFDPFKSYLTKKEVFAFTQSPEIKKQLLKSYKANDFHVYRNINHVVQESILRARQWRKEWCSNPEQLVLEASSYEIPKKNSQWATSLSELKERQRHNLLSHIALYLSGAPKQRYQNKEASLVALCIRQQENIENAYLGFDDFGTPMSPDEEAHHFHVRVIKSIAHSLDAHTAYFSKEEALAMRIQLEKGMCGIGVVLKEDIDGVVVKEILPGGPAEKNGQMHVGDIIYRVDGKSIENLSFRKVLDYLRGKEGSSVILDMHTLSGDTTVSLKREKILLEDRRVDVSYEPFGNGVIGKITLHSFYEGEHQISSEQDLRRAIQNLQDKNLLGLVLDIRENTGGFLSQAIKVSGLFMTNGVVVVSRYADGSIKRYRTVSPKKFYDGPLTILVSKSSASAAEIVAQTLQDYGVAVIVGDEQTYGKGTIQHQTITGDPSQEDFFKVTVGKYYSPSGKSTQLQGVKSDILVSSRYAEEPLGEKFLDYALPSDTCENVLKDTLDDIDSHTRPWFQKYYLPNLQKQETVWKEMLPQLVQNSKQRLEMNKNYQAFLSQLKSLREECDSYGTNDLQMEESVNILKDMILLRSQQLLLSSK
- the omcB gene encoding outer membrane complex protein OmcB codes for the protein MTKLIRRVVTVLALTSMTSSFASGGIEAAVAESLMTKIIANAESKPAADHKKEAKHNRNKKHSKATKHNSRSNPSCCDKEFFPCEEKNCQQVESRQESCFGKMYSIKVNDDCNVELSQSVPEYATVGSPYPIEILAIGKKDCVNVVITQQLPCEAEFVSSDPETTLTADGKLMWKIDRLGQGERCKITVWVKPIKEGCCFTAATVCACPEIRSYTKCGQPAICIKQEGPDCACLSCPVRYKIEVSNTGSAIARNVVVDNPVPDGFSHASGQRVLSFNLGDMHPGESKVLCVEFCPQKRGQVTNVATVSYCGGHKCSANVMTVINEPCVNVTISGVDWAYVCKPVEYTITVSNPGDLVLRNVVVEDNLPGSALILEAAGAEISCNKAVWCIKELCPGETLQFKVLVKAQVPGQITSQVVVNSQSDCGACTSCADATTYWKGLAATHMCVIDTNDPICVGENTVYRICITNRGSAEDTNVSLILKFSKELQPISSSGPTKGTISGNTVIFDALPKLGSKESVEFSVTLKGVAPGDARGEAVLSSDTLTSPVSDVENTHVY